The genomic DNA GAAGTGCGGCGTGGCGATTCTCGACAACGGCCCGGAATTGCTCCCGGCGGCGCTCAACTACCTGGGCTTGCCGCACCACAGCAAGAATCCCGAGGACTACAAGAAAGCCGAAGCGCTGCTGATGAAGGTGCGGCCGTACGTCAGCTACTTCCATTCCTCGAAATACACCAGCGACCTGGCCAATGGCGACATTTGTGTGGCGGTAGGTTTTTCCGGCGACATCCTGCAAGCCGAGAGCCGCGCCAAAGAGGCGAAAAACGGCATCGAAATCGGCTATGCGATTCCCAAGGAAGGCTCGGCAATCTGGTTCGACATGGTCGCCATGCCCAACGATGCGCCGGACGAGAAGGCCAGTTACGCGTTCATGAACTACCTGCTGCGCCCGGACGTGATGGCTGACATCAGCAACTCCGTGCACTACGCCAACGGCAACGAACAAGCCGACAGCCTGATCGACCCGGCGATCAAGAACGACACCAAGGTCTACCCGAGTCCGGAGATGATGGGCAAGTTGTTTGCGCTGGAAGCGATGCCGTTGAACATTGACCGGATTCGTACGCGGGTCTGGAACAAGATTCGTACCGGGAGTTGATCAGTGGGGCCGGGCTCGATGCCCGGCCAGCCTGCTTTTGAAGATATTGGAATAACGTATTCTGTTTTTATACCTGTCATATTTGACAGGTGTCGGCTGAATCATTTTCCTTAATAATGAAAAAACGAAGATCGCACCGGTCTTCGAAAAAAGGAAAAAGGAAAAAGGAAAATGTCTAAGCCCGAAATTTTTTCTGAAAAACCTGTTAGCCATGAAGGCCAAAAAGGAGTGGTCTCAGGCACGATCAAGGGGCAGGTGAAGAACTTGACGACGGAACAGGTTCATGACTTCGATAAGCCTTGGATCTGGCGTGATACACAGCAGGGTACATTGCGCTTTCATGGCGTCGTGAACGATCCGGAAGCGCCGGGGAAAGAGGTCGCGATCGGGTTACAGCTTTCGAGCGCTTCGCAACCGAGTGGTGAGTTCAAGGTGGGCGATCCGAAAATTCTCCATCTCAGCTACATGAAATATGGTGAGCCGGAGCCGGACGTTTATTTTAGAGCTGAGTCAGGCTTGGTGACGCTTCAGAGACAAGCAAATGATCATATCAATGGCTCTCTCAAGTTCGAAACGATCACCATTGATGGCAACCAATACGCTGTTGATGTGATCTACGACATCGGAGCACCTTGATCGATTGGACCGAAAAAAGCGTGGGAGCGAGCTTGCTCGCGAAGGCGTCCGTTCAGCCGACAGCCATGTTGGATGACACACCGCTTTCGCGATCAGGCTCGCTCCCACACTGGTTTCCAGCGTCTGTAATTGATTGATATCAATGCACTGGCACTTGCACTAATAAGTGGCAAAAAGTGAGACGCTTTCGACAAAAACAAACTTAGCTTTATTTAATAATTAAATAGAAAATCGTCAGACAATTAGGCTAAAAGCCGCCCGCAAAAACATTCTTTCGACCGCGCAGGCTTTGTTTGCGGCAGTTTTACGAAACAGCCCGATTTGATCTCAAAAAAATGCTTTACGGCAGATTTCAAATTGTGTCAGGTTTCTGATGCCTTCATTGGGCGAGTGATAGGACGATCTCGCCAGAGATTGTCGCTATCTGACAAAAACTGTTCCATTGCTAAACAAGGTAGTGTGTTTATGTCGAAAGTTAAAACGAATGCTATTGATACCGCCGAACAGGCTTTCCAGCTGTCGGCAGCGCCTCAACCACTGGCCGCAGCCAGCTCGGCGTATAACCAGATCAATAGCTTCAGCCATCAATACGATCGTGGCGGCAACCTCACGGTCAATGGCAAACCCTCCTACTCCGTCGACCAGGCTGCAACCCAGTTGCTGCGCGACGGTGCTGCCTACCAGGACAAGGATGGCAGCGGCAAGATCGAACTCACCTACACGTTCCTGACTTCGGCATCGTCCAGCACGATGAACAAGCACGAGATCACCGGGTTCAGTCAGTTCAGCGCTCAACAACAGGCTCAGGCCAAGCTCGCCATGCAGTCCTGGGCCGATGTGGCCAACGTGACCTTCACCGAGAAAGCCTCGGGCGGTGACGGCCACATGACCTTCGGTAACTACAGCGGTGGCCAGGATGGTGCTGCAGCGTTCGCCTATCTGCCAGGTACCGGCGCCGGCTATGATGGCACTTCGTGGTATCTGATTAACAGTGGCTACACGCAAAACAAGAATCCGGATCTGAACAACTACGGTCGTCAGACCCTGACTCACGAAATTGGCCACTCCCTGGGCCTTGCTCACCCTGGCGACTACAACGCCGGTAATGGCAACCCGACCTACAAAGACGCGACCTACGGGCAAGACACCCGCGGCTACAGCGTCATGAGTTACTGGGGCGAGAGCAACACCAATCAGAACTTCAGCAAGGGCGGCGTGGAAGCCTATTCCTCGGGCCCGCTGATGGACGATATCGCTGCCATCCAGAAACTTTACGGTGCCAACACCACCACGCGCACCGGTGACACCACCTACGGCTTTAACTCCAACACCGGGCGTGATTTCCTCAGCGCTTCGTCGTCGAGTGACAAGGTTGTGTTCTCGGTCTGGGACGCAGGCGGCAAGGATACTCTGGACTTCTCGGGTTTCACCCAGAACCAGAAGATCAACCTCAATGACGCCTCGTTCTCCGACGTTGGCGGCATGGTTGGCAACGTGTCCATCGCCAAGGGCGCCATCATCGAGAACGCCATCGGCGGTTCGGGCAACGACCTGTTGATTGGTAACAGCGT from Pseudomonas baetica includes the following:
- a CDS encoding polyamine ABC transporter substrate-binding protein codes for the protein MIQKTLALAPLLLAASISHAADTVKVYNWSSYIAPDTTKNFQKETGIGVTYDVYDSNETLDGKLMTGNSGYDVVFPSNHFMARQIQGGALKKLDKSQLPNWKNLNPVLLKALQTNDPGNEHGFPYLWGSTGIGYNVAKIKAVLGDDAPVDSWDLIFKPQYMEKLQKCGVAILDNGPELLPAALNYLGLPHHSKNPEDYKKAEALLMKVRPYVSYFHSSKYTSDLANGDICVAVGFSGDILQAESRAKEAKNGIEIGYAIPKEGSAIWFDMVAMPNDAPDEKASYAFMNYLLRPDVMADISNSVHYANGNEQADSLIDPAIKNDTKVYPSPEMMGKLFALEAMPLNIDRIRTRVWNKIRTGS
- a CDS encoding serralysin family metalloprotease is translated as MSKVKTNAIDTAEQAFQLSAAPQPLAAASSAYNQINSFSHQYDRGGNLTVNGKPSYSVDQAATQLLRDGAAYQDKDGSGKIELTYTFLTSASSSTMNKHEITGFSQFSAQQQAQAKLAMQSWADVANVTFTEKASGGDGHMTFGNYSGGQDGAAAFAYLPGTGAGYDGTSWYLINSGYTQNKNPDLNNYGRQTLTHEIGHSLGLAHPGDYNAGNGNPTYKDATYGQDTRGYSVMSYWGESNTNQNFSKGGVEAYSSGPLMDDIAAIQKLYGANTTTRTGDTTYGFNSNTGRDFLSASSSSDKVVFSVWDAGGKDTLDFSGFTQNQKINLNDASFSDVGGMVGNVSIAKGAIIENAIGGSGNDLLIGNSVANELKGGAGNDILYGAGGADKLWGGAGSDTFVFAASSDSKPGAIDQILDFVSGLDKIDLTGITKGAGLHFVSSFTGAAGDAILTSSGGNSLLSVDFSGHGSADFQVSTVGQAATSDIVA